The genomic stretch CGGGCAACGGGCTGGCGCCGGTGATGGACACGGCCAGCGGCAGCGGTTGGCCCGGGGTGGGGCGCGCCAGGTCCATCTGCGGCGCGGGAGGAATCTCCTTGCCGAACAGCTTCTGGAAGCCCTGGGCGACGCTGAGCTCCTGCTGCTCCCGCATCTTCGCGCCCTTGAGCACGGCGGCGGTGAGGCCGGCGCCCTCGGAGGAGAAGGCGTAGGTGGCCTCGTCGCGCTGCAGCTCCACCTTGCGCGCCGGAGGCGGCGGGGCCTCCGCGGTGGCGCCCGTCCCGGTACCGCCTTCGGGAGGCTGGACGGCCGGGGGGGTGCCGGCATCGGCGGGCGCCGTGGCCACCACGCCTGCGTCGGGAATTCCCGAGTCGGGCGGAGGCGGAGTGGGCGCGAAGAAGAAGGTGTAGACGGCAGTGGCCGCGAACGAGAGGGCCAGGGCCGCCAACAGTCGCTTCTGCGAATCGTTCGACTGGGGCGAGAGCGGATCGTTCATAGACTCCCCCCTCCACGGGGGAGAGGGCGGCAATGGGTGGAACCCCTCGTCACGGCACCGGGTCGATACCGCCGGGGTGGAAGGGCTGGCAGCGCACGAGCCGCCAGAGAGTGAGCCACGACCCCTTGAGGCCGCCGTGCTTCTCCAGCGCCTCCATGGCGTACGTGGAGCACGAGGGATGGAACCGGCACACCCGAGGGAGCAGCGGTCCAAGGAACTTCCGGTAGAAGCGGATGGGCAGCGAGATGACGAAGGCCAGCGGGCTCATCTGGGCGGCTCCTTCGGCTTCGTCTCCGCGCGGGGCAGCCGCTGCAGCTTACGGGTGACACCGTCAAAGGCACGCGACAGCGCCGGAAAGGAAGCATCCTTCGCGGAGGAGCGTGCCACCAGGACGACGTCCAGGCCTGACGGCCATTGCATGCGGCGCTTACGAAAAAGCTCCCGCAAGACGCGCCTCAAGCGCGCTCGGACGACGGCGTTGCCCACTTTGCTCGACACGGTCAGGCCAACACGCGAGTACGGCCGGCCATTGCGCTTCACGAGGGCCAGGAGGCAGTCCGAAGGGACTTTCTGCCCGCCTTCCTGGACCTCGAGGAACTCGCGCCGTTGAAGCAGGCGCAGGGCCTTGGGGAAGCGCTGGTCTGCCGGGCGGGACTGGCCCGGCGTCGCACCCTCGGCCCTCACACGCAGACTCGCTTACTTCTTGGGAGCGGACACGACGAGCCGCTTGCGACCCTTCGCACGACGGCGCTTGAGGACATCCCGGCCGCCCTTGGTGGCGTTCCGCTTGCGGAACCCGTGGGCGCGATTGCGGCGGACCTTCGACGGCTGGTACGTGCGCTTGGACACGGCTCTTACTCCTTGGTGATGACGGCGGCGCCTCCTACCGCTCCGGCGCGACCTGAACTAGGGAAAGGGGCGGGTCCGTACCCCCATTTCCAGGGTAAGTCAACGTTGGATCACCCTGGCTCACCCTGGAAGCCCCGCCCGGAGGCCCGATCGGACCGCCTGAGGTAGGGCCATGAAGGTCTAGGTGATGCTGACGGTGCCGACCACCGCCCAACGCACGGCGGCGGGAGTCTAACCGCGAACAGCGTGGGCGTCTGTTTCCCTGGCGCTTCTTTCCAGCGAGGGCCTGCCAGCCCGGGCGCCCAACGGGCTCA from Myxococcus xanthus encodes the following:
- the yidD gene encoding membrane protein insertion efficiency factor YidD, whose translation is MSPLAFVISLPIRFYRKFLGPLLPRVCRFHPSCSTYAMEALEKHGGLKGSWLTLWRLVRCQPFHPGGIDPVP
- the rnpA gene encoding ribonuclease P protein component encodes the protein MRAEGATPGQSRPADQRFPKALRLLQRREFLEVQEGGQKVPSDCLLALVKRNGRPYSRVGLTVSSKVGNAVVRARLRRVLRELFRKRRMQWPSGLDVVLVARSSAKDASFPALSRAFDGVTRKLQRLPRAETKPKEPPR
- the rpmH gene encoding 50S ribosomal protein L34, encoding MSKRTYQPSKVRRNRAHGFRKRNATKGGRDVLKRRRAKGRKRLVVSAPKK